In the genome of Streptomyces sp. V2I9, one region contains:
- a CDS encoding serine/threonine-protein kinase has product MSSSRVQALQPGDPSQLGHYQLLGRIGAGGMGRVYLGRSVSGRLVAVKTLLTEEEAGQFDRRRFAREVALARRVNGVFTVSVVDGDAEAVVPWMATEYVPAPSLADLVQRAGALPSDAVRWLAAGMAEALTDLHRAGIVHRDVKPGNTLLPLTGPRLLDFGISHATDLTRTTLTLGTIAFSSPEQARGEQSTAASDVYSLGATLFFLAVGRPPYAADADALRLLAHVQRGELDLTGLPGELDTLIRPCLALAPEARPSPADLLSAAALVPLLGAGSLPPAWTAMISDHSGRGAPEPIPAAVPVADSAESFHRAVTSTAPPPVPGPPRTGTSAPPVPAPPRTDPPVLPVPVPDPPQAGGVRRRGFRGRILAWSAAVTVLLASLGFGGYKVYWNNSDEGQSYAAVRDFKIGDCLRDYRLVVEKADCSSAEAHYIAYDRVEGGTWCPEQRQNSGLREEGDLFVGTIELCVKRNIHVGECVYAPRFPDSGRMDSGFLLEDPAMCDPGYLEIVKAIPLEGGASDPSLVCGGVGPIHSIHEGTVYCLKRIARAGAS; this is encoded by the coding sequence ATGAGCTCATCACGTGTGCAGGCGCTACAGCCTGGAGACCCCTCTCAACTGGGGCATTACCAACTGCTGGGCCGTATCGGTGCCGGCGGCATGGGCCGGGTGTATCTCGGCCGTTCCGTGAGCGGCCGGCTGGTGGCGGTGAAGACGCTCCTCACGGAGGAGGAGGCAGGGCAGTTCGACCGGCGTCGCTTCGCACGGGAGGTGGCACTGGCTCGCAGGGTGAACGGAGTCTTCACCGTGTCCGTGGTGGACGGGGACGCCGAAGCCGTCGTGCCGTGGATGGCCACGGAGTACGTACCGGCACCGTCTCTGGCCGACCTCGTTCAGCGCGCCGGAGCCCTTCCCTCCGATGCTGTGCGCTGGCTCGCCGCGGGGATGGCCGAAGCGTTGACGGACCTGCACCGTGCCGGGATCGTCCACCGGGATGTGAAGCCCGGCAACACGCTGCTGCCGCTCACCGGCCCGCGCCTTCTCGACTTCGGCATCTCCCACGCCACGGACCTGACCCGGACCACGCTGACTCTGGGCACGATCGCGTTCAGCTCCCCCGAGCAGGCCCGCGGCGAACAGTCGACCGCCGCGTCGGACGTGTACTCGCTCGGCGCCACCCTCTTCTTCCTCGCTGTCGGCCGGCCACCGTACGCGGCGGACGCCGATGCCCTGCGGCTGCTCGCCCACGTACAGCGCGGGGAACTCGACCTGACCGGTCTCCCCGGCGAACTCGACACGCTCATCCGGCCCTGCCTGGCCCTCGCGCCGGAAGCCAGGCCGAGCCCGGCGGACCTGTTGTCGGCCGCGGCGCTCGTCCCTCTGCTCGGGGCCGGAAGTCTGCCGCCGGCGTGGACCGCCATGATCAGCGACCACAGCGGACGCGGAGCCCCGGAGCCGATACCCGCGGCCGTTCCCGTGGCGGACAGTGCCGAATCTTTCCACCGGGCGGTCACGAGCACCGCCCCTCCACCGGTGCCGGGCCCGCCGCGGACAGGCACGTCCGCCCCTCCTGTCCCGGCCCCGCCACGGACAGATCCTCCTGTCCTGCCCGTGCCCGTGCCCGACCCGCCGCAGGCAGGAGGCGTACGGCGTCGCGGCTTCCGCGGCCGGATCCTCGCCTGGTCCGCGGCCGTGACCGTACTGCTCGCTTCCCTGGGATTCGGCGGCTACAAGGTCTATTGGAACAACAGCGACGAGGGTCAGTCCTACGCCGCTGTCCGCGACTTCAAGATCGGTGACTGCCTGCGGGACTACAGGCTCGTCGTGGAGAAGGCCGACTGCTCCTCGGCGGAAGCGCACTACATCGCGTACGACAGGGTCGAGGGAGGCACGTGGTGCCCCGAGCAGCGGCAGAACTCCGGCCTGCGGGAGGAAGGCGACCTCTTCGTCGGAACGATCGAGCTGTGCGTCAAGCGCAACATCCATGTGGGCGAATGCGTCTACGCCCCCCGATTCCCGGACAGCGGTCGCATGGACAGCGGATTCCTCCTTGAGGACCCCGCCATGTGCGATCCGGGATATCTGGAGATCGTGAAGGCGATACCGCTGGAGGGCGGAGCCTCCGATCCCTCTCTTGTGTGCGGCGGAGTAGGCCCGATCCACTCCATCCATGAGGGGACCGTGTACTGCCTGAAGAGGATTGCCCGGGCCGGTGCTTCCTGA
- a CDS encoding PP2C family protein-serine/threonine phosphatase yields MGRGTGDDAWSGALHRLWQAASRAEEVGALADDVYAPLLATPGVHLVVGTRWDEDATLRYMRALSAGSDTPVIVAAARSMPGAAAREPDGEPVVTRTAVAGLDDGAWPEAEFLRQSPGAAVVACTFRLDRRGWAALSLAVDPSADTEGVARRLAQAVDVIVACHTGILQRGREARRAASDALLAEASLQMDSSLDVEDTLRRVARIAVPAVAEGCLVHLLRQDGPEFVAATHVAVRQQRALEAVGRDDPWLAALLDRRGDADQAVFLSGAALEGSPFATSAPAGPGPADPHPTVVSVSTLRARDRVVGTITFIYQRAEDRLPGTAFLDSLASRAALAIDNALLYEMRRHAVLSLQEHLLPSTLPAAPGWDLSASYEVGDPMLDVGGDFYDAVPRPDGSIAVLIGDVCGRGAEAAALTGLARHTLRTLLEEGTEPGTALSRLNRALRQERASRFLTAVVVTMTPRTDGTALLTTCSAGHPRPLVLRADGSIGEIVSGGLLLGVLDDVAYESHEDSLGPGDALVLFTDGLTEAREADGTFFESVLPQRLSALRGGDAARIAETLARQARTFRASGQDDIALLVARWNGTSPSGDPASSEDLTPLEAQLEQAATR; encoded by the coding sequence ATGGGCAGAGGTACGGGCGACGACGCCTGGTCCGGTGCGCTGCACCGGCTCTGGCAGGCCGCTTCGCGGGCCGAGGAGGTCGGCGCGCTGGCGGACGACGTCTACGCGCCGCTCCTCGCCACTCCGGGCGTCCACCTCGTCGTGGGCACCCGATGGGACGAGGACGCGACCCTGCGGTACATGCGGGCCCTCAGCGCCGGGAGCGACACCCCGGTGATCGTCGCGGCGGCCCGTTCGATGCCGGGGGCAGCCGCCCGCGAACCCGACGGGGAGCCGGTCGTGACCCGGACCGCCGTCGCCGGTCTCGACGACGGGGCGTGGCCGGAGGCGGAGTTCCTGCGGCAGTCGCCGGGGGCCGCCGTGGTGGCGTGCACGTTCCGGCTCGACCGGCGTGGCTGGGCGGCGCTCAGCCTCGCCGTTGACCCCTCGGCCGACACGGAAGGCGTGGCCCGCCGCCTGGCGCAGGCCGTCGACGTCATCGTCGCCTGCCACACCGGCATCCTCCAGCGCGGACGTGAGGCCCGGCGGGCCGCCTCCGACGCGCTGCTCGCCGAGGCGTCGCTCCAGATGGACTCGTCCCTCGACGTCGAGGACACCCTCAGACGGGTGGCCCGGATAGCGGTCCCGGCCGTCGCGGAGGGCTGCCTCGTCCACCTGCTGCGCCAGGACGGGCCCGAGTTCGTCGCCGCCACCCATGTGGCCGTGCGGCAGCAGCGCGCACTGGAGGCCGTGGGCCGCGACGACCCGTGGCTGGCGGCCCTGCTCGACCGCCGCGGCGACGCCGACCAGGCGGTCTTCCTGAGCGGCGCCGCCCTCGAAGGGTCCCCGTTCGCCACGTCCGCCCCCGCCGGGCCGGGACCGGCCGACCCCCACCCCACGGTGGTCAGCGTCAGCACCCTGCGCGCCCGCGACCGCGTCGTGGGCACCATCACCTTCATCTACCAGCGCGCCGAGGACCGGCTGCCCGGCACCGCCTTCCTCGACAGTCTCGCCTCCCGCGCCGCCCTCGCCATCGACAACGCCCTGCTGTACGAGATGCGCCGCCACGCCGTCCTCTCGCTCCAGGAGCACCTGCTCCCCTCGACGCTCCCGGCCGCGCCGGGGTGGGACCTGTCGGCGAGCTACGAGGTCGGCGACCCGATGCTCGACGTCGGCGGCGACTTCTACGACGCCGTGCCCCGCCCCGACGGCAGCATCGCCGTGCTCATCGGCGACGTCTGCGGGCGCGGCGCGGAGGCCGCCGCCCTCACCGGGCTGGCCCGGCACACCCTGCGCACCCTCCTGGAGGAGGGCACCGAACCGGGCACCGCGCTGAGCCGTCTCAACCGGGCGCTGCGCCAGGAGAGGGCGAGCCGCTTCCTCACCGCGGTCGTCGTGACGATGACGCCCCGCACCGACGGCACCGCTCTGCTCACCACGTGCAGCGCCGGACACCCCCGCCCCCTGGTGCTCCGCGCGGACGGCTCCATCGGCGAGATCGTCTCCGGCGGGCTGCTCCTCGGCGTCCTGGACGACGTGGCGTACGAGAGCCACGAGGACTCCCTGGGCCCCGGCGACGCCCTCGTGCTGTTCACCGACGGGCTGACGGAGGCGCGGGAGGCGGACGGCACGTTCTTCGAGAGCGTCCTGCCGCAGCGCCTCTCGGCCCTGCGCGGCGGCGACGCCGCCCGTATCGCGGAGACCCTGGCCCGGCAGGCCAGGACCTTCCGCGCCTCCGGGCAGGACGACATCGCCCTGCTCGTGGCCCGTTGGAACGGCACCTCGCCCTCCGGGGACCCGGCATCCTCCGAGGACCTGACCCCCCTGGAAGCCCAGCTCGAACAGGCGGCGACGCGATGA
- a CDS encoding response regulator, translating into MTGDGLILVVEDSEEDTEAIQRALSRSRPLVDLEFTPRSEAVLPRLLDPDARTPDLLLLDLNMPGVDGLTLLSQLRAHTACASLTVVVFTSSTASAEEDACYAAGADSYIYKPVNFELFRTVLQGAVDYWLPREPDGAITVGPPAAPPA; encoded by the coding sequence ATGACCGGTGACGGACTGATCCTGGTGGTCGAGGACTCGGAGGAGGACACCGAGGCCATCCAGCGCGCCCTGTCCCGCTCGCGCCCCCTGGTGGACCTGGAGTTCACCCCGCGCAGCGAGGCGGTGCTCCCGCGCCTCCTGGACCCGGACGCCCGGACCCCGGACCTGCTGCTCCTCGACCTGAACATGCCGGGCGTGGACGGCCTGACGCTGCTGTCGCAGCTGCGCGCCCACACCGCGTGCGCGTCGCTGACCGTGGTCGTCTTCACCTCTTCCACGGCCTCCGCCGAGGAGGACGCCTGCTACGCGGCGGGCGCGGACAGCTACATCTACAAGCCGGTCAACTTCGAGCTGTTCCGGACCGTCCTTCAGGGAGCGGTCGACTACTGGCTGCCCCGCGAGCCGGACGGCGCGATCACGGTCGGCCCTCCGGCCGCTCCCCCAGCGTGA
- a CDS encoding ATP-binding protein — protein MSDDVRGWLTPRAVTAEAGVSQEFDLSQCVREPIHLLGGVQSYGVLIAARLDDAVVDTVSRNAADVLGRAAGDLLGRPLTELIGDEQWALVRESTSVLEAAVDPASPETGPDGGAQDGPASSGVLALTVRGEGGPRSYDVTVHRNGDLLVLEFEPRAVDGPFVFQNFYPRVRRALQKLQGASDVTACCTAAVREVQALTGYDRVVAYRFDGRDGPGQVIAEARNEGREPWLGLWFPAADIPPQARRLYARNWIRVIGDVDDRTVGLVPGLRERTGQPLDLSASVLRTVSGYHLEYLRNIGVASSMSVSLLHDGELWGLIACHGDEPMRLTPEVRAACEFFGIALSLQLAAVAGREEADELARSRRTLATLLARSASLAPDALMRPGSGMAELLDADGAVLLRAAETLTAGDPVPEALPGLLARLAREAPVGEVWSTDRLPEVLGLEREEAEERGVPAGLLFLPFNRDGDLLAWWRHEQPAPREWAADPARPVRTGPGGERLTPRGSAAVYRATVRGRSIPWSPAQRVVAAELWREVSGLLSRQVVALEARNTELSRTNEDLDSFAHAAAHDLKEPLRGISNAAAFIVEDAGAVLDATSLRRLTTVRRLAERMDGLLDSLLHFSRLGQVGLVRETLSVDEVLDDALEVAGGRLAERGVTLVRPEPLPRLRADRERLREVLENLLVNAAKYAADEGTGERRVWIEAVRVPAPADDGTRGEGGGDPDAGADGGTVTALVVRDNGIGIPAGQQTDVLQLFRRLHRRDERGGGSGVGLAVVKRIVERHGGRLWLESPAPAPDPDCGGGPGTAVWFTLGERPEGRP, from the coding sequence GGCCGGGGATCTGCTGGGCCGTCCGCTCACGGAGCTGATCGGCGACGAGCAGTGGGCCCTGGTCCGGGAGAGCACGTCGGTCCTGGAGGCCGCGGTGGACCCGGCGTCGCCCGAGACGGGCCCGGACGGCGGTGCGCAGGACGGGCCCGCCTCTTCCGGCGTGCTGGCCCTGACGGTGAGGGGCGAGGGCGGGCCCCGGTCGTACGACGTGACCGTGCACCGCAACGGGGACCTGCTGGTGCTGGAGTTCGAACCCCGTGCCGTGGACGGGCCGTTCGTGTTCCAGAACTTCTACCCCAGGGTGCGGCGGGCCCTGCAGAAGCTCCAGGGGGCGTCCGACGTCACCGCGTGCTGTACGGCCGCGGTCCGCGAGGTCCAGGCGCTCACCGGGTACGACCGGGTGGTGGCGTACCGCTTCGACGGCCGCGACGGGCCCGGCCAGGTGATCGCGGAGGCGCGCAACGAGGGACGCGAGCCATGGCTCGGGCTGTGGTTCCCGGCCGCCGACATCCCGCCGCAGGCTCGCCGCCTCTATGCCCGCAACTGGATCCGGGTCATCGGTGACGTGGACGACCGCACGGTGGGGCTCGTCCCCGGGCTGCGGGAGAGGACGGGGCAGCCGCTGGACCTCTCGGCGTCCGTGCTGCGGACCGTCTCCGGCTACCACCTGGAGTACCTCCGCAACATCGGGGTGGCCTCCTCCATGTCCGTATCGCTGCTGCACGACGGGGAGTTGTGGGGGCTGATCGCCTGCCACGGCGACGAGCCGATGCGGCTGACGCCCGAAGTGCGGGCGGCGTGCGAGTTCTTCGGGATCGCGCTGTCCCTGCAACTGGCCGCCGTCGCCGGGCGCGAGGAGGCGGACGAGCTGGCCCGCAGCCGCCGGACGCTCGCCACGCTGCTGGCCCGGTCGGCCTCCCTGGCCCCGGACGCGTTGATGCGGCCGGGGTCCGGAATGGCCGAACTGCTCGACGCGGACGGGGCGGTACTGCTGCGGGCCGCGGAGACGCTGACGGCGGGGGACCCCGTGCCCGAGGCGCTGCCCGGACTGCTGGCCCGGCTGGCACGGGAGGCGCCGGTCGGGGAGGTGTGGAGCACCGACCGGCTCCCCGAGGTGCTGGGTCTGGAGCGGGAGGAGGCGGAGGAGCGGGGGGTGCCCGCCGGACTCCTCTTCCTGCCGTTCAACCGGGACGGCGACCTGCTGGCCTGGTGGCGCCACGAACAGCCCGCGCCTCGGGAGTGGGCGGCGGACCCGGCCCGCCCGGTGCGGACGGGGCCGGGAGGCGAGCGGCTGACCCCGCGCGGTTCGGCGGCGGTCTACCGGGCGACCGTACGGGGGCGGAGCATCCCGTGGAGCCCGGCCCAGCGGGTGGTCGCCGCCGAGCTGTGGCGGGAGGTGTCGGGACTGCTGTCCCGGCAGGTGGTGGCGCTGGAGGCGCGGAACACGGAACTGTCCCGGACCAACGAGGACCTGGACTCGTTCGCGCACGCGGCGGCCCACGACCTCAAGGAGCCGCTGCGGGGGATCTCGAACGCCGCGGCGTTCATCGTCGAGGACGCCGGAGCCGTCCTGGACGCGACGTCCCTGCGCCGCCTGACCACCGTACGGCGGCTCGCGGAGCGCATGGACGGGCTGCTCGACTCCCTGCTGCACTTCTCCCGCCTGGGGCAGGTGGGCCTGGTGCGGGAGACGCTGTCGGTGGACGAGGTGCTCGACGACGCGCTGGAGGTGGCCGGGGGGCGGCTCGCCGAGCGCGGGGTGACGCTGGTGCGCCCGGAGCCCCTGCCCCGGCTGCGGGCGGACCGGGAGCGGCTGCGCGAGGTGCTGGAGAACCTGCTCGTGAACGCGGCCAAGTACGCGGCCGACGAGGGCACGGGGGAGCGCCGGGTGTGGATCGAGGCGGTACGGGTCCCGGCGCCGGCCGACGACGGTACGCGCGGAGAGGGGGGCGGCGACCCGGACGCGGGCGCGGACGGCGGCACGGTGACGGCTCTCGTCGTCCGGGACAACGGCATCGGCATCCCGGCCGGGCAGCAGACGGACGTCCTTCAGCTGTTCCGGCGGCTGCACCGCCGTGACGAGCGGGGCGGCGGTTCGGGCGTCGGCCTCGCCGTGGTCAAGCGGATCGTGGAACGGCACGGGGGCCGCCTGTGGCTGGAGAGCCCGGCCCCCGCACCGGACCCCGACTGCGGCGGCGGTCCCGGCACGGCCGTCTGGTTCACGCTGGGGGAGCGGCCGGAGGGCCGACCGTGA
- a CDS encoding NADPH-dependent F420 reductase yields the protein MRIGLLGTGNVARALAHGWRAAGHDVLLGSRHPRERGDLGLPVAGLDETAAHAEVLVNATPGGVSVDLLRSIGAPALAGTLLIDVGVGLSDDFSALTHPNSSLGELIQEAFPLTPVVKTLCTMDSTTMVAPGDLTEPGTVFLSGDDPEAKATTGRLLADLGWPASSQLDIGGITTARGQEHFAFLFMGIAGGVGSHTFNIKVVTRP from the coding sequence ATGCGAATCGGACTGCTCGGCACCGGAAATGTCGCCCGCGCCCTGGCCCACGGCTGGCGCGCCGCAGGGCACGACGTCCTCCTCGGATCGCGTCATCCACGGGAGCGTGGCGACCTCGGTCTGCCGGTCGCGGGGCTGGACGAGACCGCCGCGCACGCAGAAGTCCTCGTCAACGCCACCCCCGGCGGCGTCTCCGTGGACCTGCTCCGCTCCATCGGTGCGCCGGCCCTGGCCGGCACGCTGCTGATCGATGTCGGGGTCGGCCTGTCCGACGACTTCAGCGCCCTCACCCATCCCAACAGCAGCCTGGGCGAACTGATCCAGGAGGCGTTCCCGCTCACCCCCGTCGTCAAGACGCTCTGCACGATGGACTCGACCACCATGGTCGCGCCGGGCGACCTCACCGAGCCGGGCACCGTCTTCCTGTCCGGCGACGATCCCGAGGCCAAGGCCACCACCGGAAGGCTGCTCGCCGACCTCGGCTGGCCTGCCTCCTCCCAGCTCGACATCGGCGGCATCACGACCGCACGCGGCCAGGAGCACTTCGCGTTCCTGTTCATGGGGATCGCGGGCGGGGTGGGCTCCCACACCTTCAACATCAAGGTGGTCACCCGCCCGTAG